The DNA region GAGCAGACCCCTGCATGGCTCAATATTTTCTGTAATCGTTCCTTCAAAACAACTCTCCTTCATCCGGCGCATGGGCCCATTTCATCTTCAATTCACTCACACTCGACAGTCCCGTGCATTTCAGAAACTGTTTGGTCGTTCCGTACAAGATAGGCCGTCCCGGCACCTCCAACCGCCCCCGTTCTTCCACCAGCTCTTTTTCAAGAAGCGCCGCCAGTATGCGTCCTGCCGAAACGCCGCGGATCTTCTCTATTTCTGCCCGTGTCACCGGTTCTTTCATGGCAATGACCGCAAGAGTTTCCAGCGCCGCTCCTGACAGAGGCGTCTGCTTCCCCAACGTTTCTGTGAGCCATGCATCATATTCCTTCTTCGTTGCAAGAGACCAGCCTGCCCCCGTTTCATGGAGCGTAATCCCGGAATCATCTTTTCCATATCTTTCTTTCAGCAGGGCAAGCGCTTTTTCAATCTCATCGGGATTTTCTTTAAGCGTGCTTACCAATTCCTCCATAGTCACAGGATCTCCTTTGACAAAAAGGAATGCCTCCAGCAATGCCGCCAAACGGCTCAGCCCTCTCATGGCCGTCCTCCTTCTATCATAAGTCCCGACACCGTATCACGGAGCAGAACTTCCCCCGTGCGGAGAAGCTCCAAAAGCGCCATCAGCGACACGGCGAGGCGCAGTCTTGTCTTCTTCCCCCGGAAATATGTCATCAGTCCTACCGCTTTCTCTCGGCGCAGCGTAAAACGGAGTTCCTCTATCTCATCATCCAGAGAAACCTCCTCCTGCTCCATAATCGTCGTCTCCTCTTCCTTCAGCGATTCATAAAGAGCAAAAAACGCGGCCGACAACTTTTGGAGAGAAATCTTTCCCGTATAGAGCCCGCTCCTTATTTCAGCAGGCTCTTTCGTGCGGTACACTTCCTCTTCCCGTATGAGCGACTCGATATGGGCGCGGATTTCTTTCATCCGCTTAAATTCTTCCAGCGAACGTTCCAGCTCACGGCGGGGATCCTCCGTCTCACTTTCTTCCTCTTGCCGTCGTTTCGGAAGAAGCGTCCTTGATTTAATCAGAAGCAGTGTCGCCGCCATCGTAAAAAAACTGCTTCCCAGCTCCAGATTAAAAGCCTGCGCCTGATTTAAATATTCCAGGTACTGGTCAGTAATTTCATGAATGGGAATATCATGGATTTCTATTCTGTTTTTCGACACCAAGTGCAGCAGCAGATCCATCGGCCCCTCATAGACCGGAATACTCACTACGTAGCTGCCTCCTGTTATTTCCATAACCCCTCCGTCAGCGGCAATTTTCCAATTTCTATCTTATCATAGTGGATATACATTCACAAACAAACCGCCCCCGTGTATTTAGTATATAATGAAGAACAGAAAAAGGAGATCCCTATGGATAAGAAAATGAAAAGCAGGCTTCCTCCTTTCACAGAAGCCCTCATGAACCACACAAAAGAAAAACAATTTCCCTTTGATACGCCCGGCCACCACGGCGGAGCCTTTTACAACCTTACCGAAGAAGGAAAAGCCTTTACCCGCTTCTATGGGAATGCCATGTTCGCCGCCGATGTATCCGACTCGGGCAATAATCCCGGCGACCCTTCTTCCCATGAAGGCGCGGCGGGGGCGGCAGAAAAACTGGCAGCCGAAACCTTCGGCGCCGACCGGGCATGGTTCGTCCTCCACGGCACTTCCGTCTCCAACCGCATTTGCTGTCAGGCACTTCTTTCTGAAAACGATCTCGTCCTTCTTGACAGGAACAGCCATAAATCCGTTTATCAAGGCGCCCTTCTCCAATGCGGCGCCATTCCGGTCTGCCTGGACTCCCTGCGGCTGAAAAACGGAATCATCGCCGGCATCGACAAACGCAGTCTTAGCGAAAAGCATCTGCGAAAAGAAGCGGCACGCCTTGTATCGGAAAGCAAGAACAGGAAACGGCCCTACCGTCTTGCCGTCGTCCAGCTTGCCACCTATGACGGTTTCATGGCCGACGCGAAATACATCATCATGAAATTAAGAAACCTCTGCGACTATATTCTCTTTGATGCCGCATGGGCAGGATACGAGAAGTTCCTTTCCCTGACCGAAAGCCTGTCTCCCCTTACCCTGGCCCTCACAGATAAAGATCCCGGACTTCTCGTCACCCAGTCTGTCCACAAACAACTGGCGGGATTTTCACAAACCTCGCAGATATTGAAAAAGGACAGCCACCTTCGCGGTAAAAAGAGGTATCTTCCTGACGATGTCTTAGACAACGCCTTCCTCATGAATATTTCCACCAGTCCTTACTTCCCCTTCTTCTCCGCTCTCGAAATGAACGCTTTCCTCCACAGGAAATACGGGCACACTCTTTGGCAGGATGCGGCCCGCTTCGCCGTAGAGCTGCGGAAGAAGATCCTTACATCC from Dialister invisus DSM 15470 includes:
- the scpB gene encoding SMC-Scp complex subunit ScpB; translation: MRGLSRLAALLEAFLFVKGDPVTMEELVSTLKENPDEIEKALALLKERYGKDDSGITLHETGAGWSLATKKEYDAWLTETLGKQTPLSGAALETLAVIAMKEPVTRAEIEKIRGVSAGRILAALLEKELVEERGRLEVPGRPILYGTTKQFLKCTGLSSVSELKMKWAHAPDEGELF
- a CDS encoding segregation and condensation protein A — its product is MEITGGSYVVSIPVYEGPMDLLLHLVSKNRIEIHDIPIHEITDQYLEYLNQAQAFNLELGSSFFTMAATLLLIKSRTLLPKRRQEEESETEDPRRELERSLEEFKRMKEIRAHIESLIREEEVYRTKEPAEIRSGLYTGKISLQKLSAAFFALYESLKEEETTIMEQEEVSLDDEIEELRFTLRREKAVGLMTYFRGKKTRLRLAVSLMALLELLRTGEVLLRDTVSGLMIEGGRP